In the Aggregicoccus sp. 17bor-14 genome, GCCCCGCCTGTCTGGAGGCGCCGGCACGTGAGCGAAGGGCGCACATCCCCGCTGCCCTCTGCCCGTCGAGCGCTCCCCGCCCTGGGGATGCAGGCTCCGGGTGCAGTTCTCCTCCCCTGACACGTCCGGTCTGAAACTCCGCGCCTGCTCGCCGCACAGGTGGCCGGAAATGGCATCCCCCTGCGTGCTGTTGCCGCGCGCCACCCTCCTGCGTTCTAGCGCGGGGTGGAAAGAGGGGCGAAGACCGGTTACGGGGAGGCCCATGCACGGGCAGCGCAGGTCGCAGCAGCAGCAGAGGCGGGTGGTGAGCAGCGGGCGCGCGGCGCTCGCGCTGGCGATGCTCGTGTGCCTGGGAGCGGGCGGGGCGCAGGCGGCGCCGGTGGCTGCCGGGGCCACGGCCGAGGGCGCGAAGGATCGCGGCACCTACCGCGTCGCGGCGGAGCTGCTCACGGACGTGTCCCAGGTGCGCGCCGGGGACACCTTCCGCGTGGGCGTGCGCTTCCGGCTCTCCCCGGGCTGGCACATGTACTGGAAGAACCCGGGCGACAGCGGGCTCGCCACCGAGGTGGCCTGGGACACGCCGGGCACCACGGTGGACGCGCTGCAGTGGCCCTTCCCGTCCACCTTCCGCACCCCGGACGGCTTCATCACCACCTACGGCTATGCGGACGAGGTGCTCCTGTGGGCGAGCGCGCGCGCGAGCGAGCAGGCGCAGGGCGGCCTCACCTTGAGCGCCGCGGTGGACGCGCTGGTGTGCGAGGTGCAGTGTCTGCCCGCCCAGCTGCTGCTCACCCGCACGCTGCCGGTGGGCCCCGCGAGCGCGAAGGACGCGCAGGCCTCGGCCCTCTTCGACGCCGCGGCCCTCGGCGTGCCGCGGCCCGCCGCGCCCGCGGGCTTCAGTGTGCAGGTGGCGCTCGAGCAGAAGGAGCTCACCGCGGGCAAGCCCTTCAGCGGCACCGTGACGCTCGCCGGCCCCGCGCTGCCGCGCGCGGCGGACGCCTTCGCCAAGGACTTCTTCGTGCCCGAGCGCATCCCGGGCGTGGCGAAGCTCGCGCTCGCGCCCACCGGCACGCGCGGCACCTTCCGCCTCACCGGCGAGGCGGAGCCGGACGCGCCGAAGCAGGCCCCGCGGCTGCGCGGCGTGCTGCGCCTCGGCGATGCGCGCGCGCCCTCGCTCGAGCTGGATGCGCCGCTCGCGCCGGTGGCTGCGGCCGCTGCGGGTGAGGCCGCTGCCCAGGCGCCCGCGCCGGTGCGCGAGGTGCCCCTCAAGGTGCGCCCCGTGCTGCCCGCGGGCTCCGCGGGGGTCGCGCCGGGCGGCGCGCCCCTCTCGCTGCCGCTGGTGCTGCTCTTCGCCTTCCTCGGCGGCGCGCTGCTCAACCTGATGCCCTGCGTGTTCCCGGTGCTCGCGCTCAAGGCCTACGGCTTCAGCCGCATGGTGCAGGAGGAGCGGGGCCGCGTCGGGCTGCACGCGGGCGCGTACGCGGGCGGCATCCTCGCCGCGATGCTCGCGCTCGCGCTCGCGGTGCTCGGCGTGCGCGCCGCAGGGCGCAGCGTGGGCTGGGGCTTCCAGTTCCAGGAGCCGCTCTTCGTCGCGGCGGTGGCGGCGGTGCTCGTCGCCTTCGCGCTCAACCTCTTCGGCGTCTTCCACGTGGGCGGCGCGGGGGGCGGGCTCGCCGAGAAGGTGGACGCGAGCCACGGCCTCGCGCGCAGCGCGGGCGAGGGCGTGCTCGCGGTGGTGCTCGCCACCCCGTGCTCCGCGCCCCTGCTGGGCAGCGCGGTGGGCTTCGCGCTCGCGGCCGGGCCCTTCACGGTGCTCACGGTGTTCCTCACCCTGGGGCTGGGCCTCGCCTTGCCCTTCTGCGTGCTGGTGCTGGTGCCGGGGCTCGCGAAGCTGCTGCCGCGGCCGGGCGCGTGGATGGAGCGCGCGAAGCAGCTGCTGGGCTTCGCGCTGCTGGCCACCACGGTGTGGCTGCTGTGGGTGATGGGAGGCCTCGCGGGCGTGGACGGCATGGCGCGGCTCGCGGCCTTCCTCACCGCGGTGGGGCTCGCCGCGTGGCTGTACGGGCTCGCGCAAGGGGCGAGCGGCCGGCGCCGGCTCGCGGGGCTGCTCGCCAGCGCGCTCGTGGTGGTGAGCGTGGGCGCGCTCTCGCTGCGCTTCGCCGAGGGCGGCGAGCGGCGCGGCGCGGGCAGCGCGGAGGGCGTCGCCGGGCGCGCGGCCGCCTGGGACGAGGGCGCGGTGGCGAAGGCGCTCGAGAGCGGGCGCCCGGTGTTCGTGGACTTCACCGCCGACTGGTGCCTCACCTGCAAGTTCAACGAGCGCACCGTGCTGCAGCGCGAGGACGTGCAGGCCGCCTTCGCGCGCCACAAGGTCGCGCTCTTCGTGGCGGACTGGACGCGGCGCGACGCCACCATCGGCCAGAAGCTCGCGGCCCACGGGCGCGCCGGCGTGCCCATGTACCTGGTGCTCAGCCCCCGCGCCCCGCACGCCCCCGAGGTGCTGCCCGAGCTGCTCACCGCCGACACCGTGCTCGAGGCGCTCGCGCGCGCGGCCGGCCCCACCGCTCCCGGCGCCGGCTGCGCCGGACCCGAGAAGTGCTGACCCACACCCGCTGAAGGAGCCGTCATGAAGCTTCTCTCCGCAGTCGCCGTGGTCCTCTTCGCCGCTGCCCCCGCTCTTGCTGCGGAGGCCCCGGGTGAAGCCAAGGTGGGCGAGGCCGCCCCCGCCTTCACCCTCAAGGACGAGAGCGGCAAGGCGCACAGCCTCTCCGAGTACAAGGGCAAGGTGGTGGTGCTCGAGTGGACCAACCCCGAGTGCCCCTTCGTGCAGCGCCACTACGAAGCCAAGACGATGGTGAAGACGCAGGGCGCGCTGGACCCCTCGAAGGTGGTGTGGCTCGCGGTGGACTCCACCAGCACCCACTCCGCGAGCAGCGCGAAGGCGTGGAAGGCAGAGCAGGGCCTCAAGTACCCCGTGCTGCTGGACACCGAGGGCACCGTCGGCCACGCCTACGGCGCGAAGCACACGCCGCAGATGTACGTCATCGACGCGAAGGGCGTGCTGCGCTACGCGGGCGCCATCGACGACGACCCGCGCGGCCGCAACACCGCGAACGCCAAGAACTACGTGAAGACCGCGGTGGACGCGGTGCTCAGCGGCAAGCCCGTGCCCTCGAGCACCACCGAGGCCTACGGCTGCAGCGTGAAGTACAAGCAGAGCTAGCGCTTCCGCAGCAGCAGCACTCGCGCGGCCGGGCCGCTAGCCCAGCAGCTCGGCCGCGTGCGCCTCGAAGAGCGCGTTGGACTGCCGCAGCAGCTCCACCAGCCCGGTCGCCGCGTAGCGGATGGCGTCCGGCTCGTGCTGGTAGCTGAGCACCTGGCCGTAGTGGCCGCCGGGGGCCGGGTCCGCGTCGAAGAGCAGCAGCGCGTTGCCGTTGCCGAAGTCCGCGAAGGGCAGCCAGCGCGTGTGTTGATCGTAGCGCCGCGCGCGCGGGTCCCACGCCACGCCTCCGTTGTTGCGCGCCGCATCCACGTGCGTGCGCTGCCAGCCGTGCAGCGTGCACACCTCGTCCAGCGGGCAGAGCCGGAAGGGCTCGAGCTGGTCGGTGTGCACCGCGAACCAGGCCTCCTCGTACTCGCTGCCGTTGCTGAAGCGGTAGAGCGCGCGCAGGTCCTCGTCCATGCGGATGCCGGTGCGCCGCTCCGCCCGCGCGATGTCCAGGTCGCTCGCACCCGTGCGCCGCGTGAAGGGCGCGCCGTGTCGGCGCAGCAGCCGCTCGAGCCGCTCCAGCTCCGCCTGCAGCTCCGGGCGCATGCCGCTCATGGCGCCGGCTCCGCGAGCGCGTCATAGCCGCGCCCCTTCAGCTGCAGGAGGCAGAAGCCGTGGCCGAAGGGGTCCGCCAGGTTCGCCATCCTCCCCCACGCCTGCTCCTGCACCGCGCCCTCCTGCCGCGCGCCCGCGGCCCAGGCGCTGCCCAGCCGCCGGCCCACCCGCAGCCTGAACGCCGCCGTGTAGAAGGCGATGCCCCGCTCGAGCTCGTCCACGTCGATGCAGATGCGCAGCTCAGGCCCGGACCCCATACGCCCTGCATGCTCCCGGCAGCGGCCGCTCGCCGTCAATTCGACGTGGCGACCAGGCCCCGGCCCCACCGGGCGCAGGGGAGGGGAGCGCGCGCCGGCATTCCGCCCTGTGGGAGCGCGCCCTCCTGCGCCCGCGCAGCAGGCGGGCCTGCCTGCCGCGCCTTGCCGCACCCCGCCCGCGCCCCGAGCTTTTCCTGTCGGAACGCAGCCCCCAACCCCTTCAAAAGGCACTCCCCCATGACGAAGAAGAGCGACGCGACCGAGAAGCACGGCATGCACGGCCAGAAGGACATGAACAGCGGCGAGCTGAAGAAGGACGTGGAGCGCATGCACGCGGACATGGCCCACCGCGATGAGGGCGGGCGCGCCAGCGTCTCCGACGAGGAGAGCGGCGAGGCGGGCATCGGCCGCAAGGCGGTGGATGCCGCGGACGCCGGCGACGACGTCATCGACCGCAACACCCGCCGCGCCCCTCCGCTCAGCGACAACGGCAACCGCCGCGAGTAACACCGCACCGCCGCCGCCCGCCCCGGCGGGGTGAGCCCGCGCCCGAGCCCCGGGCGCCGGGGCTCTCCCGCGTAGGGAGAGGGCCTACAGGGTGGAAAAGTCCCATCGTACGGGATTTCCCTCATGGCCAACCGGGGCGTTCTGCGCCAAAACGGTCGCTGGAGTTTCCGGGCCTGGGGGGGAGCCCTGGTTTTACCTCAGCGTCCCGGTTTGGCCGGGTCCCACCCTCCCGCGTGCGCGCCGTACCCTATGCCCCGACTGTCGAGCCGTGACCTCTCGCTCCTGCACGCGCTGACGCAGCAGCTGAACACCTGGGTGGAGGGCGCGCCGCCGGTGCTCGAGGCGCTGCTGCCCGGCGTGCAGACGCTGCTGGGCGCCGACGCCGTGGTCGCCTACGGGGTGCGCGTCGAGGGCGAGCGGGTGCACCTGGACTTCCTGCACACCGTGGGGCTGCGGCCCGAGGCGCCCCGCCTCGTCGCCGAGTTCTTCGAGGGCGCACCGGTGCGCTTCGGCCACTTCGATGCGCTCGCCCCCGAGCCCTGGCAGCGCAACGTGCCGCGCACGCTCGCGGAGCTGCATGCCCACGGGCGCCCCACGCCGCCGCCCCTGCACGCGCTCTACACGCGCCTGGGCATCGCGGAGCTGGACCAGCTGCGCGTGCTGGTGTGCGAGGGCAGCGCGCTGCGCTGCTGGCTCGGCGCCCTGCGCGCCCGCCCCTTCGGCGCCCGCGAGCGCCAGCTGATGGGCCGCCTCGCCCCCGTGCTGCGCGACCGGCTGGTGCGCGAGCGCGCGCTGCGGCTCGAGCGGCTCAAGGCCAGCGCCTTCGAGGTGGCGCTCGAGGCGCTGCCCGCCGCGAGCTACCTCGTCACCGGCGCCGCCGAGGTCCTGCACGCCAACGCCGCGGGCGAGGCCGCACTCGCGCGCGACGGCGAGCAGGTGCGCGAGGCGCTGCGGCGCGCGCTCGCCCAGCCCTCCGCGCCGGACGCGGGCTTCCGGCTCACCCGCGTGAGCCTGCCCGAGCAGCCCGCGGCCTACATGGCCGTGCGCGAGGCCGCCGAGGCCCAGGTGCCCGCCCGCGTGGACCAGATGGCGCAGCGCTGGAAGCTCACCGCCCGCCAGCGCGAGGTGCTCGCGGGGCTCGCCCGCGGCCATACCAACCGCGCCCTCGCCCAGGCGCTCGGGTGCGCGGAGAAGACCGTGGAGGTGCACGTGTCCGCGGTGCTCGAGAAGAGCGGGGTGCCCAGCCGCGCCGCGCTCCTCGCGAGGCTGTGGAGTCCCTGAGCGGTCAGGGTGAGGGAGGAAGGTTCCCCCACCGTGCCCCTCAAGCCGCCTGCGCCTGTTGTGCCGCCGCGGCCCGCGCGAACACCAGCCGCCGCGTCCCCCCGCGCAGCAGCGCGAGCTGCACCTCCTCCCCCGCCGAGAGGCACAGGAGCCGCTGCACGTCGTCCACGCTGCCCACGGGATGTCCGTCCAGCGCGAGGAGCAAGTCCTCCGCCTGGACTCCCGCGCGCGCCGCCGCGCTTCCCTCGCCCACCTGCACCACGCGCACGGCGCGCGCCTGCCCCGCCTCGGCCGCGCGCGCGGGCGAGAGCGCCATCGCCACTGCGCTGATGCCCAGCAGGCGCCGCTCCACGCTGCCCTTCTGGATGAGCAGCGCCGCCACCCACGTGGCCGTGGTCGCGCTCACCGCGAAGCCGATGCCCTGCGCGTACGGGAGCACCAGCGTGCTCAAGCCCACCACCTGCCCGCGCGCGTTGAGCAGCGGCCCGCCGCTGTTGCCCGGGTTGATGGCGCAGTCCGTCTGCAGCAGCCCCTCCAGCACCACGCCCGGCGCCACCGGCAGCGTGCGCTCCACCGCGCTCACTACGCCCAGCGTCACCGACTGCTCGAGGTGGAAGGGATTGCCGATCGCCACCACCAGCTGCCCCACGCGCACGTCCTTCGCCTCCGCGAGCGGCAGCGTGGGCAGCCCCGCCGCCCCCTCCACCCGCACCACCGCGAGGTCCGTCAGCGCGTCCGTGCCCACCCGCTCCGCGCGCCGCGTCTCGCCCCCCGCGAGCACCACGCGCAGCCGCCGCGCGCCCCCCTTCACCACGTGCGCGTTGGTCAGCACGTAGCCGTCCGGCGTGAGCACCAGGCCGCTGCCGTGGCCGCGCGCGTGCTCCACGCCCACCACTGCGGGGCTCGCCTGCGCGACCAGCGCCTCGAGCTCGTCGCTGAAGCGCTGCAGCATCGTCGTGCTCACGGCCGCTGCCCCACCGAGAGCGCCACCTCGCGCGCCTCGCCCGCGCGCAGCACGCGCGCCTTCACGCCCGCACCGACGCGCTCCTCGCCGCCGAGGAAGCCGAGCAGGTCCGGCAGGTCCTGCAGCGGCTGCTCGTCCAGGCTCACGAGCACGTCACCCTGCACGAGCCCCGCGCGGTCCGCCGGGCCTCCGGGCTCCACCGAGTGCAGGATGAGTCCGCCCCCGCGACCCAGTTCCTTCGCGACCGAAGGCGGCAGCCGCACCGGGTACGCCCCCACGCCGAGGTAGCCGCGGCGCACGCCGCCGTGGCGCTGCAGTCCCTCCGCCACGCGCGCCAGCGTCTCCACCGGCAGCACCACGTTCGCGTGCCGCGCGAGCGCCGCGCTCGTCATGCCGAGCAGCCGCCCGCCGGTGTCCACCAGCGCCCCGCCGCTGAAGCCGGGCGGCCGGTCCGCATCCGTCTCCAGGTAGCGCTCGACTTTGCCTCCGGCGTGCGTGCGCCAGCCCTCGCCCTGCGCGCTCACGATCCCCAGCGTCGCGCGCACCGTGCGCCCGGGGCGGCCGAGCGCGAGCACCAGCTGGCCCACCTGTGCGTCAGGGGCGTGCGCGAGCGGCGTGAGGGGGGCGTCGACCTTGAGCAGCGCGAGGTCGAGCGCGGGGTCGCGCCCCACCAGCTTCGCCTCCAGCGTGCGGCCGTCGGAGAGCGTCACCTGCAGCGCCTCCTCTGCTTCCACGGCGTGGCTCGCGGTGAGCACGTGACCGTCCGTGCTCCACGCGATGCCGGTGGCGCCGTGGCGGCGACCTCCCTCGATGCGCAGCAGTGAAGGTGATGCAGCGGAGACGGCGGAGGCGAGGGACTCCGAGAGAGAGGTGAGATCGGGGGTCTTCGAGGTCATGGCGGGTGCGTCCTTTCTTGCCTCGAAGGCTAAGAAGGCCGCCCGCGCGCCACATCCGCTGGAAGGGGAGGGGAGCGACCTGCCCATTCGGGGAGGATTGGCTCCTGGAGGGCAGGGGAGGGAAGGTCGCGGAGCGCAGGTGCCGAGCGCTTGAGGGCGCCACCCTGCGAGGTGCTCCGGGGGCGCGCGGTGCTGGACGAAGTGCTCCGTCCAGATGAGTGACCACCCCTCCCGGGACGAGTGCTCCGCGCTGCTGTTCGGAAATGTCGGGGGTTCTCGTCCGCGGTCTCAACCGCTGAACGCACCATTCGGGATGCGTAACACAGCGTGCCCGACGCGGTGTCCGGTGAGGGAGTCGGGGCAGGCTCGGCAGCTAAAGGTCGAGCTTGGCCATCCGTCCACTGGAGAAGTACTCAACCTTGGAGCCAGGTAGCTCGTCCCTCACGACGCGAGCAATGGCGAGTCCCTCTGCATCCAACTCCGAAAGCTCGTCAACGCTGTCGTACTGCCTGAAGTGGGCCTGCTCGTACCGGCTGAGCCAATTGGAGATTCTTCTCTGCAGGAGCTCGGACAGCTTCAGGTCACTGGGGCTGATGTACCCACCCGCGAAGCTGTCTCGGATGCCGGTGCCCGACATCAGGCCGTCGATCGTCACGTAGTGCATGGCTCTTTCAGTGAAGCATCTGCGATCGAGATCCACTTTGCCTACCCGGATCTAGAGCGTCACCCACCCGAGCCGCGCCGCGCGCACGACCGCCTCGGTGCGTCGCTGCACGCCGAGCTTCGCTAGCACCGCGTTCACGTGGAACTTCGCCGTGTGCTCGCTGATGGCGAGCCGCTGCGCGATGTCCTTGTTGCTCGCGCCCTCTGCGAGCAACTGCAGTACTTCGCGCTCGCGCGGGGTGAGGGCCTCGGGAACCGTGCGGTGAGGAGTGCTGCTGCGCAGCGGCGCGAGTGAGGGCTCGAAGACGAGCAGCCCGTGAGCGAGCGCCGTGAGCCCCGCGAGCAGCTGCGCGGCGCTCGCATCCCGCGGGAGCAGGCCCCGCGCACCCGCCTCCAGCGCCCGCTCGGCCACCGCTTCGTCCGGCACCAGCGCGAGCACCGGGGCGCCGCCCACCTCCGGCGCTTCCAGCGGCCCCGCGGCGTGCAGCCCCGCGTCCCAGAGCAGCGCATCGGGCGCACTCTCGGCCAGCGCCGTCTCCAGCTCGCCCACCGAGCTCCCGGGCGTGACCCGCGGCGCGCCCGCGTCCGAGAGCGCCCGCGCGAGCGCCCCGCGCACCAGCGGGTCCTCCGCCAGCAGCGCGATGTGCAACTCGAGGGTGGCGTCGTCGTGCAGCCTCACGGTGTCTGCTGCACTAACGGCCGCCCGCTCCGCGCGCTCGCCCCCGCCCGGTTGCGCGTTAAATGCGCCCGCTGCTCCTGCTCCTGCTGCTGCTCGCCTCCACGGCCCGCGCCGCGGCCCCGCGCTACGGCGCGCTCGGCGACGAGCTGGTCTCCACGGTGCGCGCGAACTTCTACGACCCCGGGGCCGCAGAGAGCTGGGCGCGCGCCCACGCCGGCTACGCGCGCGAGGCGAAGGGCGCGGACGACTTCACCCGCCTCACCCGCGCCGCGCTCGCCGAGTTGCACACCTCGCACACGGCGTACTACCCGTCCGACAGCGTGGAGCACCCGCAGCTGCGCGCCATCTTCGGCGCCGCGCTCAAGGGCCCCTGGCGCAGCCCTCCGCGCGCGGTGAGCGTGGGCATCGACGTCGTCGAGCTCCCCGAGGGCCTCATCGTGCGCCACGTCTTCGCCGCGAGCCCCGCCCGGGCCGCGGGCCTGCTGCGCGGAGACCGCCTGCTCGAGGCGGACGGCCGCCCCTTCCACCCGGTGCGCTCCTTCGCGGGCAAGGCCGGCAAAGACGTGAAGCTCACGGTCGAGCGCGAGCGCGGCGCACCCCCGCTGCAGCTCACCGTGCGCCCGCGCTCCGTGGACCCCAAGGCCGAATGGTTGCAGGCGCAGGAGAAGGGCAGCGAGGTGGTGCAGGTCGCGGGCAAGCGCATCGCCTACCAGCCCCTCTTCTCCTGTGCGGGCACCGAGCACCAGGACCTCCTCGAGGCCACGCTGCAGGGCGCGTTCAAGGACGCGGACGCGCTGGTGCTCGACTTCCGCGACGGCTGGGGCGGCTGCAACCCGGACTTCGTGAACCTCTTCAACCCGCTCCTGCCCGTGCTGCGCTTCTCCGGCCGCGACGGGCGGGCCAACAGCTGGTCACCGGGCTGGAAGCGGCCCGTCGTCCTGCTGGTCAACGGCAACGCGCGCAGCGGCAAGGAGCTCGTCGCCTTCTCGCTGCAGCGCCACCACGCTGCGACCCTGGTGGGCGAGCGCACGGCCGGCGCGGTCATGGCGGGCCGCGCCTTCGCGCTGTCCGACGGGTCGCTGCTCTACCTCGCGGTACAGGACGGGCAGGTGGACGGGGTGCGGCTGGAGGGGCGGGGCGTGCCGGTGGACGTGGCCGTGGAGGCCGCGCTCCCGTGGGCGGCGGGGAAGGACCCCCAGCGCGAGCGCGCCCTCCATGTGGCCGCCGAGCAGGCAGGCGGGTCCTAGAGAGACGTGCGGGGCTGTCCCGCGGGGCAAGCGCAGTGTCGGATCGCGGGCCCGGTTTGGTGGGATGCAGGCCGATCCCCTAAGGTGCAGTGCGACGTGGCCGGGAAGCGGGGGGGACGCCATGCAGCCTCTGGAAGCGGACAAGACGGAGTTCAGCAAGTCGGTGGTCGTCGTCGACGACGACCCGGACGTGCGCTCCAGCGTGCAGGAGCTCCTCGAGCTGCAGGGCTACCCGGTGCTCACCGCGGGCAACGGCCACGAGGCCCTGAAGCTGCTCTCCCAGAAGGGGGCCCCGGGCCTCATCCTCCTGGACATGCGCATGCCGGTGATGGGCGGCCAGCAGCTGCTCGGCCTGCTGCAGCGCCACGAGGCCCTGCGCGAGATTCCCGTGGTGGTGGTCTCCGCCACCCAGGCCAGCCCCCCGGAGGGCACCCAGGCCTGCCTCCTGAAGCCCTTCCAGACCCACGAGCTGCTCACCGTGGTGCGCCAGCACTGCGGGACATGAAATCGCCGGGCGCGCCTGGCGTAGAGAGGGTCACCATGCGCCACTCCCTCCTCCGCACCGCCCTGCTGCCCCTCGCCCTGCTCACCGCCGCGCCCGCCCTCGCGAGCCCCTTCTCCTGGCTCGGCGGGACGAAGGGCAACGGCCAGCTCAAGACCGAGGAGCGCAAGCTGCCGGCCTTCCAGAAGGTCGACCTGCGCACCTCCGTGGACGTCGTCATCACCGAGGGCTCCACCCCGAGCACCCGCGTCACGGTGGACGGCAACCTGCAGCCCCTGCTCACCACCAAGGTGGAGGGCGACACGCTGGTCATCTCCACCGAGGGCAACGGCATCGACGAGAGCCGCGGCTCGAAGGTCGAGCTGGTGATGCCGGCGCTCGCGGCCGTGAACATCCACGGCTCCGGGGACGTGAAGGTGCAGCGCTCGAGCCCCGCCGATGCGCTGGAGCTCGGCGTCGAGGGCTCCGGAGACCTCACCTACCGCGGCTCGGCGAAGAGCCTCACCGTGCACATCAACGGCAGCGGGGACGTCACCCTCGAGGGCGGCAAGGCCGAGCGGCTCGAGGCGGGCATCCACGGCTCGGGCGACCTCAAGGCGCGCGGCCTCAGCGCCCGCGACGCGAGCGTGGCCATCCACGGCTCGGGCGACGCCGCCATCACGGCCGACGGCGGCACCCTTGCCTTCGAGATCCACGGCTCGGGCGACGTGACCTGGTACGGCGAGGGCAAGGTGGAGCGCACCTCCATCCACGGCAGCGGCGACGTCACCCACCGCCAGTAGGCTCCCCGCGCTTTTTCCGCCCCTGGGAAAAGCGCTTCCCACCCGGCCGCCCCACCCGCTTGCGAAGGCCCCCTTGCGGCCCTGTGCTCCGCTGCACAGGTGCGCGGGCGCGGCGGCTGGCATGTGGCTTGAAAGCCCTCTGCTCCGTCGGGGCAGGGGCCGGAGGGGGGGGACACGCGGTGGCGGCGGCAAGGACAGTCGTGGTGATGGAACCCTATGCGCCGCTGAGGCAGTCGCTCGTGCAGCTGCTGGAGGAGGACGGGTACCAGGTGCAGGCGGCGGCGAGCGCGGAGGCACTGCTCGCGCAGCTGCGGACCGGGCACCCCGCAGAGCTTCCCGCCCTGGTGCTGCTGGGCACGAAGTACCCGCTGCGCGAGGGGCGCGAGGTGCTCGCCCGCCTCGCCGAGCGCGGGCTCCTGCAGCACGTGCCCGTGGTGCTGCTCTCGCCGCGGCGCCAGTGGCCGGAGGGTGCGGCGGACCTGCTCGAGATGCCCTTCAGCCTCGAGCAGCTGCGCAGCGTGGTGGCGCGCCACGCCGGCTGGGCCCGCGCCGAGCCCGTGCCCGCCGTCTGAGCGCGGGTTAGGGTAGGGGATGGCCGAGGACGCGAGAGCCGAGGAGCCCCAGGTGCGCGCGCTCTACGCGGCCCTCGCCCCCCTCTACGACGCGCTCTACCCCACGCTGCACCGCTACGCGCCGCGCGCCGAGCGCTTCCTCGAGGAGCGCCTGCAGGAGGGGGGTCCCGCGCCGCGCGTGCTGGACCTGGGCTGTGGCAGCGGGCAGCTCACCCGCGCGCTTCCGCCGCAGGTGCAGGTGGTGGGGCTGGACCTCGCCGAGCCGATGCTCGCGCTCGCCCGCGAGGGCCGCCCCTCCGGCGTGTACCGGGTGCACAGCTTCCTCGAGCCCGTGCCCGCGGAGCTCGGCCCCTTCGATGCGGCGCTCGCGCTCGGCTGCCTCGACTTCTGCGCGGACCTGCCGCGCGCGCTCGCGCACCTGGGTGCGGCGCTGCGCCCCGGCGGCCGCGCCCTCTTCAGCGTGCTCGAGCGGCGCGCGGGGCTGCCCGGCCACGAGGCCCCCCACCTGCGCCTCCCCGCCGTGGAGCCCCCGGTGACGCTGCACCTCTGGCCCTTCCTCGCCTGCGCCGAAGCCCTGGAGGCGGCCCGGCTGCAGCCGCTCGCGTACGCGCACGCGCCCGCCTTCGAGCTGCACCCGGACGGCCCCCAAGGCCCCGCCCTCACCCTGCACTACGGGTTCTGGGAGGTCGCGCGGCGCGGGTAGGTGCGGGGCGCCGGGTGTCGGCGGACCCGGACAGGCGGGCAGGCTGCGCACCCGGGGCTTTGCTCCCGGGGCCCCTGCCGCGCAACGATGCGCGCCAGCTCCCCGCCCATGTCCTCGCGCACCCCCGTCCTGCTCCCCGGAGCGCTGCCCCCTTCCGCGCAGTCGTCGGGGCCTGCCGCTCCGGCGGAGACCTCGCTCCCGGCCCTCTTCGTCGCGGCCTTCGAGTCCTCGCCCGTCGGCATGTCCATCTGCTCGCTGGAGGGCGAGCTGCTGCGGGTGAACCCCGCGTACCGCGAGATGTTCGGGCTCTCGGAGGAGGAGGTGCGCGGCCAGCACTTCCGCACCCGCGTGCACCCGGAGGACCGCTACCAGGCGATGTGGGCGCACGCCGAGCTCGTCTCCGGCCGGCAGCGCGCGGTGAAGTACGAGCGGCGCAGCCTGCACCGCGATGGACGCGAGGTGTGGACCGAGGTCAGCGCCTCGCTCGTGCTCGGCCCCGCGGGAGAGCCGCTGCACGTGCTCTCCCACCTGATGGACGTGAGCGAGCGGCGCCAGCGCCAGCAGGCGCTGCTGGACGCCGAGGAGCGGCTGCGCATGCTCGGGCGCGCCACGAAGGACCTGGTCTGGGACTGGGACATCCCCAGCGGCGAGCTGCGCTGGAACGAGGCGATGCAGACGATGCTCGGCTACTCGCCGCACGAGGTGCAGCCCTCGCTCGCGTGGTGGGAGGCGCAGCTGCACCCGGACGACCTCGCGCGCGTGCTCGCGAGCCTCGACCGCGCGCTGCAGGGCGAGGGCCACGCGTGGGTGGACGAGTACCGCTTCCGCCGCGCGGACGGCAGCTACGCC is a window encoding:
- a CDS encoding protein-disulfide reductase DsbD → MLVCLGAGGAQAAPVAAGATAEGAKDRGTYRVAAELLTDVSQVRAGDTFRVGVRFRLSPGWHMYWKNPGDSGLATEVAWDTPGTTVDALQWPFPSTFRTPDGFITTYGYADEVLLWASARASEQAQGGLTLSAAVDALVCEVQCLPAQLLLTRTLPVGPASAKDAQASALFDAAALGVPRPAAPAGFSVQVALEQKELTAGKPFSGTVTLAGPALPRAADAFAKDFFVPERIPGVAKLALAPTGTRGTFRLTGEAEPDAPKQAPRLRGVLRLGDARAPSLELDAPLAPVAAAAAGEAAAQAPAPVREVPLKVRPVLPAGSAGVAPGGAPLSLPLVLLFAFLGGALLNLMPCVFPVLALKAYGFSRMVQEERGRVGLHAGAYAGGILAAMLALALAVLGVRAAGRSVGWGFQFQEPLFVAAVAAVLVAFALNLFGVFHVGGAGGGLAEKVDASHGLARSAGEGVLAVVLATPCSAPLLGSAVGFALAAGPFTVLTVFLTLGLGLALPFCVLVLVPGLAKLLPRPGAWMERAKQLLGFALLATTVWLLWVMGGLAGVDGMARLAAFLTAVGLAAWLYGLAQGASGRRRLAGLLASALVVVSVGALSLRFAEGGERRGAGSAEGVAGRAAAWDEGAVAKALESGRPVFVDFTADWCLTCKFNERTVLQREDVQAAFARHKVALFVADWTRRDATIGQKLAAHGRAGVPMYLVLSPRAPHAPEVLPELLTADTVLEALARAAGPTAPGAGCAGPEKC
- a CDS encoding thioredoxin family protein codes for the protein MKLLSAVAVVLFAAAPALAAEAPGEAKVGEAAPAFTLKDESGKAHSLSEYKGKVVVLEWTNPECPFVQRHYEAKTMVKTQGALDPSKVVWLAVDSTSTHSASSAKAWKAEQGLKYPVLLDTEGTVGHAYGAKHTPQMYVIDAKGVLRYAGAIDDDPRGRNTANAKNYVKTAVDAVLSGKPVPSSTTEAYGCSVKYKQS
- a CDS encoding SMI1/KNR4 family protein — translated: MSGMRPELQAELERLERLLRRHGAPFTRRTGASDLDIARAERRTGIRMDEDLRALYRFSNGSEYEEAWFAVHTDQLEPFRLCPLDEVCTLHGWQRTHVDAARNNGGVAWDPRARRYDQHTRWLPFADFGNGNALLLFDADPAPGGHYGQVLSYQHEPDAIRYAATGLVELLRQSNALFEAHAAELLG
- a CDS encoding VOC family protein; this encodes MGSGPELRICIDVDELERGIAFYTAAFRLRVGRRLGSAWAAGARQEGAVQEQAWGRMANLADPFGHGFCLLQLKGRGYDALAEPAP
- a CDS encoding LuxR C-terminal-related transcriptional regulator, producing MPRLSSRDLSLLHALTQQLNTWVEGAPPVLEALLPGVQTLLGADAVVAYGVRVEGERVHLDFLHTVGLRPEAPRLVAEFFEGAPVRFGHFDALAPEPWQRNVPRTLAELHAHGRPTPPPLHALYTRLGIAELDQLRVLVCEGSALRCWLGALRARPFGARERQLMGRLAPVLRDRLVRERALRLERLKASAFEVALEALPAASYLVTGAAEVLHANAAGEAALARDGEQVREALRRALAQPSAPDAGFRLTRVSLPEQPAAYMAVREAAEAQVPARVDQMAQRWKLTARQREVLAGLARGHTNRALAQALGCAEKTVEVHVSAVLEKSGVPSRAALLARLWSP
- a CDS encoding S1C family serine protease codes for the protein MLQRFSDELEALVAQASPAVVGVEHARGHGSGLVLTPDGYVLTNAHVVKGGARRLRVVLAGGETRRAERVGTDALTDLAVVRVEGAAGLPTLPLAEAKDVRVGQLVVAIGNPFHLEQSVTLGVVSAVERTLPVAPGVVLEGLLQTDCAINPGNSGGPLLNARGQVVGLSTLVLPYAQGIGFAVSATTATWVAALLIQKGSVERRLLGISAVAMALSPARAAEAGQARAVRVVQVGEGSAAARAGVQAEDLLLALDGHPVGSVDDVQRLLCLSAGEEVQLALLRGGTRRLVFARAAAAQQAQAA